The Sulfuricystis multivorans genome has a window encoding:
- a CDS encoding rhomboid family protein, whose amino-acid sequence MDSKSQVIQPGIESFFSSNRGEAYKSRMLLWGFALIGFTISMLRAPHTGTNVVAMVISFLVLIGLVDYFLLRQFRPGQLVIQISDEGIESPMLSGPRKKLSWKDIKNVSIQVIHDQPYLVFALSPDLGLPDKKHFLTGINPSRPHISLAGLDAQAQDLLAEALSRHLCNRSDQSVVDITNPVREVRKFLESVRELAPMPWVTSFLVVANAIVWIAMVASGAKILGAPISMLYEWGANATSAVQSGQSWRLLTSMFLHGDVFHLVINMAALVSAGLIVERIYGHLLYTLIYFASGIVGSSLSLHFASQTTVAVGASGAIFGVTGALFVAIFQHRKRLPNYFSKQMITSLSFFITYSIIQSLTKTGIDTAAHVGGLLAGSALAHLLPERLNIVAFRQQRLQRGVIGLALAILTSVSLVHFAPEASVDIEKSIHGSATVAAGMKQFAELMESLVQEEKDVAAGKISIKESDERSRSVFAPRMAEVLKTLRNGYLPPTDPRLPLLKATIRMGELMEESLAMQSVYQPGSNIPLPADPARAAEIKREMVEVMSAIKKANSQ is encoded by the coding sequence GTGGACAGCAAATCGCAAGTGATCCAACCAGGGATCGAATCCTTCTTCTCGTCCAATCGGGGCGAGGCGTACAAGTCTCGCATGCTGCTTTGGGGCTTTGCCCTGATCGGTTTCACGATCTCGATGCTGCGTGCGCCTCACACCGGGACAAACGTCGTCGCAATGGTGATCTCCTTTTTGGTCCTCATCGGCTTGGTGGATTACTTCCTACTTCGGCAGTTTCGTCCTGGGCAACTGGTGATCCAGATCAGCGACGAAGGTATTGAGTCTCCCATGTTGTCCGGGCCGAGGAAGAAACTGTCTTGGAAAGACATCAAAAACGTCTCGATCCAGGTGATCCATGACCAACCCTACCTTGTTTTTGCACTTTCGCCAGATCTGGGCTTGCCGGACAAGAAACACTTCCTGACTGGCATCAATCCCTCTCGGCCGCACATTTCACTTGCAGGACTGGATGCTCAGGCACAGGACCTATTGGCTGAAGCGCTCAGCCGTCACCTGTGCAACCGGAGCGATCAGTCCGTGGTAGACATTACGAATCCTGTCCGCGAGGTCCGCAAGTTCTTAGAAAGCGTGCGTGAGCTCGCCCCAATGCCCTGGGTCACCTCTTTCTTGGTCGTGGCCAACGCAATCGTATGGATCGCCATGGTTGCCTCCGGCGCCAAGATCCTCGGTGCTCCGATCTCGATGCTCTACGAGTGGGGCGCGAACGCTACCTCAGCGGTTCAGAGCGGACAGAGCTGGCGTCTTCTGACCTCGATGTTCCTTCACGGGGACGTTTTTCACTTGGTTATCAATATGGCGGCCCTGGTCAGTGCCGGCTTGATTGTAGAGCGCATCTATGGGCACCTCCTCTACACACTGATTTACTTTGCATCCGGCATTGTTGGCAGTTCGCTCAGCCTTCATTTCGCTTCACAGACCACCGTTGCGGTTGGAGCTTCTGGAGCGATCTTCGGTGTCACCGGTGCCCTGTTCGTTGCGATCTTCCAGCACCGCAAGCGCCTGCCGAACTACTTCAGCAAGCAGATGATCACCAGCTTGAGCTTCTTCATCACTTACTCGATCATTCAAAGCTTGACGAAGACCGGGATCGACACTGCTGCGCATGTTGGTGGCCTGCTGGCTGGTTCCGCGTTGGCGCATCTTCTTCCAGAACGCCTAAATATCGTGGCCTTCCGACAGCAACGTCTTCAACGTGGTGTCATTGGTCTGGCGCTGGCCATACTGACCTCAGTGAGTTTGGTGCATTTCGCACCCGAAGCGAGCGTCGATATCGAGAAGTCAATTCACGGTTCGGCGACAGTAGCTGCCGGTATGAAGCAGTTTGCAGAGCTGATGGAATCGCTCGTTCAGGAGGAAAAAGACGTCGCGGCCGGAAAGATTTCCATCAAGGAAAGCGACGAGCGTAGCCGGAGCGTCTTTGCCCCCAGAATGGCTGAAGTTCTCAAGACCCTCCGCAATGGTTACTTGCCTCCCACCGACCCGCGACTGCCGTTGCTCAAAGCAACGATTCGGATGGGCGAGTTGATGGAGGAGTCGCTTGCCATGCAGTCTGTGTACCAGCCGGGAAGCAACATCCCATTACCGGCTGATCCGGCTAGGGCGGCTGAGATCAAACGAGAGATGGTTGAGGTGATGTCCGCGATCAAAAAGGCCAACAGCCAATAA
- a CDS encoding ATP-binding protein produces MNQAALESNSITSGVNESRFLEHLKTLFSTSTTVLAECLQNGRRAGASSIVFDYDVSESSLTITDNGCGIADFRALITVAESGWSQETMDSERPFGIGFFSVCFAAESVRVESKGKQIQFSSEDLIAKRKIAVEPSSFIGGTRITLHGCKLDAEKVGQALAIYAKGFAIPVFWRGEELPRPHAQANLVGKQTSVGFIHVPGIHDDSNTWFVPYGYVYCQGLPVNVSSFTPHYGKEIRPIVHVDHLRYMPRMPDRDSLIDPQQAAKDINMALKEIWREYLAAKKAEMSPADFVKTCWSKARHAECLDLMADVPVLPTEVLTYVGETPRLVEDGDGFLYQCSEQITETQVVSGAVMLFREYNEEDCGDYFARLMWAEKAKVIFVSSELPEQHWAVKHLRNLGEEEVKVSGRAVATDHFSGGWVDGDVKLMENLSVTIAGIKHPLTEAVAVGSGEWGGSRTFLVPKGITHAGYVLRQASTYTDSNDKYCETDYELDAVLFDDLVAIMSGEPAVETLKKCLYNAGVRNKTNLRNSSFRVKFDADGNMTVTAE; encoded by the coding sequence ATGAATCAAGCAGCACTCGAAAGCAACAGCATCACCAGCGGCGTCAACGAATCCCGCTTCCTGGAGCACCTGAAAACGCTCTTCAGCACGTCGACCACCGTCCTCGCGGAATGTTTGCAGAACGGCCGGCGTGCTGGTGCCAGCTCAATCGTGTTCGATTACGACGTCTCGGAATCCTCCCTGACGATCACGGACAACGGCTGCGGTATCGCCGACTTCCGTGCGCTCATCACGGTAGCTGAGTCGGGCTGGTCTCAGGAAACGATGGATAGCGAACGCCCTTTCGGCATTGGCTTTTTCTCGGTTTGTTTTGCCGCCGAGAGCGTCCGTGTCGAAAGCAAAGGCAAGCAGATTCAGTTCTCCTCGGAGGATCTGATTGCCAAGCGCAAAATCGCAGTCGAGCCGTCCAGCTTCATCGGCGGCACGCGAATCACTTTGCATGGCTGCAAGCTTGATGCGGAGAAAGTAGGTCAAGCGCTTGCCATCTACGCCAAAGGCTTCGCTATTCCCGTCTTCTGGCGGGGAGAAGAGTTGCCGCGGCCGCACGCGCAAGCAAATCTGGTAGGAAAGCAAACGTCCGTTGGGTTCATCCACGTCCCTGGTATCCATGACGATTCCAATACATGGTTCGTGCCCTATGGTTATGTCTACTGCCAGGGTCTGCCGGTCAATGTATCAAGCTTCACACCCCACTACGGCAAAGAAATCCGCCCGATTGTGCATGTCGACCACCTGCGATACATGCCGCGCATGCCGGACCGCGACAGCCTGATCGACCCGCAACAGGCAGCCAAGGATATCAATATGGCCCTGAAGGAGATCTGGCGGGAGTATCTGGCAGCAAAAAAGGCGGAGATGTCACCTGCGGACTTCGTAAAGACCTGCTGGTCGAAAGCGAGGCACGCGGAGTGTCTCGATCTAATGGCTGACGTGCCAGTTTTGCCCACCGAGGTCCTGACCTATGTGGGAGAGACACCGAGGCTGGTAGAAGACGGTGACGGTTTCCTGTATCAGTGCAGTGAGCAGATAACGGAAACCCAAGTGGTGTCTGGAGCGGTAATGCTCTTCCGCGAATACAACGAGGAAGACTGTGGCGATTACTTCGCACGCCTCATGTGGGCGGAGAAAGCCAAGGTCATTTTCGTTTCGAGCGAGCTGCCCGAGCAGCATTGGGCAGTAAAGCACCTGCGGAATCTCGGAGAAGAGGAGGTGAAAGTAAGCGGCCGCGCGGTGGCCACCGATCACTTCAGCGGTGGCTGGGTCGATGGCGACGTGAAATTGATGGAGAACCTGTCGGTCACGATCGCCGGCATTAAGCATCCACTGACTGAGGCCGTTGCTGTTGGATCTGGTGAGTGGGGTGGCTCGCGCACGTTCCTAGTACCCAAGGGCATCACTCATGCCGGGTATGTACTACGGCAGGCATCGACCTACACCGACTCCAACGATAAGTACTGCGAAACCGACTACGAGCTCGACGCTGTTCTCTTTGACGACTTGGTTGCGATCATGTCCGGTGAGCCGGCTGTAGAAACCCTTAAGAAGTGTCTCTACAATGCAGGCGTCCGTAACAAGACCAACCTCCGCAATAGCAGCTTCCGCGTGAAGTTCGACGCAGACGGCAACATGACGGTCACAGCTGAATAA
- a CDS encoding HU family DNA-binding protein → MNKSELVDAIAAGADINKAAAGKILDAFIDTIIAAVAKGDQVTLVGFGSFKASTRAARTGKNPKTGAKIKIPATTVPRFSAGAGFKAAVAKRKK, encoded by the coding sequence ATGAATAAATCCGAACTCGTGGACGCCATCGCTGCCGGCGCCGACATTAACAAAGCAGCTGCAGGCAAGATCCTGGACGCATTCATCGACACCATCATAGCTGCCGTCGCCAAGGGCGATCAGGTGACCCTGGTGGGCTTTGGTTCCTTCAAGGCTTCCACCCGGGCTGCGCGCACCGGCAAGAATCCGAAGACCGGCGCCAAGATCAAGATTCCGGCAACCACGGTGCCGAGGTTTTCCGCCGGCGCCGGCTTCAAAGCGGCCGTGGCGAAAAGGAAGAAATAA
- a CDS encoding DUF7146 domain-containing protein: protein MSKSICKKDVKAKAAGMWDRIIRTLAPSISPALDRPGLVHIDCPMHGGARDFRVYRDVVDTGGGVCTCGNWPDGIALIGAVNDWTFKDTLSEIGRMILGEKPELTPVCRETRKRDTAREDAAIRQRLMALWNGGRSIKSDEARLFWIYLMGRGLKPPRNLQSVRFHPSMAYYEKGELVGHFPGFMACVMAPDGTPVTIHRTFLSEDGRKAPVESPKKLCPHASYRPLQGAAIRLFPAMDTIAVAEGIETALAVTEMTGIPCWATVTAGLMAEFIPPPGIKRVTIFADKDSPSKFHPSGHGQEAAKALAERLWKCGIQAGVELPPSDIPEGRKGIDWLDVLEGVNALKAA from the coding sequence ATGTCGAAAAGCATCTGCAAAAAGGATGTCAAGGCCAAAGCCGCTGGCATGTGGGACCGGATCATCCGGACGCTAGCGCCGTCGATATCTCCTGCGTTGGATCGTCCTGGGCTCGTGCATATAGACTGCCCGATGCATGGAGGGGCTCGTGATTTCCGGGTCTATCGTGACGTTGTTGACACTGGTGGCGGTGTTTGTACCTGCGGAAACTGGCCCGACGGTATTGCGCTGATCGGGGCAGTGAATGACTGGACGTTCAAGGACACGTTGTCAGAGATAGGTCGGATGATTTTGGGTGAAAAGCCCGAGTTGACTCCTGTCTGTCGTGAAACGCGCAAGCGTGACACTGCCCGTGAAGATGCCGCGATCCGGCAGCGTCTCATGGCTCTCTGGAACGGCGGCCGCTCCATCAAGAGCGACGAAGCACGTTTGTTCTGGATATACCTGATGGGACGCGGACTGAAGCCGCCTCGTAATCTCCAGAGCGTTCGTTTTCACCCGTCGATGGCCTATTACGAGAAAGGCGAGCTGGTCGGACACTTCCCAGGTTTCATGGCCTGCGTGATGGCACCCGATGGCACTCCGGTGACCATTCACCGGACGTTCCTCTCGGAGGATGGTCGCAAGGCCCCCGTCGAGTCGCCGAAGAAGCTGTGCCCCCATGCGAGCTACCGCCCGCTGCAAGGTGCGGCCATTAGACTTTTCCCGGCTATGGACACCATCGCGGTGGCCGAAGGCATCGAGACGGCGCTTGCTGTGACGGAAATGACTGGCATTCCTTGCTGGGCAACCGTTACGGCCGGCCTGATGGCGGAATTTATTCCTCCTCCGGGCATCAAGCGCGTCACGATTTTTGCTGACAAAGACAGCCCGAGCAAATTCCACCCAAGCGGTCATGGGCAGGAAGCTGCAAAGGCGTTGGCGGAGCGGCTGTGGAAATGCGGTATCCAGGCTGGCGTAGAACTCCCACCTAGCGATATCCCTGAAGGAAGGAAAGGGATTGACTGGCTGGATGTCCTCGAAGGTGTCAATGCTCTCAAGGCAGCTTAA
- a CDS encoding helix-turn-helix domain-containing protein, with amino-acid sequence MIPKDAQERLKILRFFDKHGLAATVDAFGVSRRTLYRWKRALKEAGGNPAALAAKSCAPKRRRVPKTDVRRVAEMRRLRTLYPNLGKEKLHVLLAPWCAKQGIALPSVSTIGRIISRAPDKMRLTPHRLDARGRVKPVRCARKARKPQDLKPAPLTLWAVDTIERVRDGIRRYVLTAIAPVSATAFAVALPSKHARYSARVAEALVQGLAADTSR; translated from the coding sequence ATGATCCCCAAAGATGCCCAAGAACGACTGAAGATTCTGCGGTTTTTTGACAAACACGGCCTGGCCGCCACGGTCGATGCCTTCGGGGTGTCGCGCAGAACCCTCTACCGCTGGAAGAGGGCCCTCAAGGAGGCGGGCGGCAACCCGGCGGCTCTGGCCGCGAAGTCCTGCGCACCCAAAAGGCGCAGGGTTCCCAAGACCGATGTGCGGCGGGTGGCCGAGATGAGACGGCTGCGCACGCTCTACCCCAACCTGGGCAAGGAAAAGCTCCACGTTTTGCTTGCCCCCTGGTGTGCCAAGCAGGGTATCGCCCTGCCGTCGGTTTCCACCATTGGCCGCATCATCTCCCGCGCGCCGGACAAGATGCGCCTCACCCCCCACCGGCTCGATGCACGCGGCCGCGTCAAACCCGTGCGCTGCGCGCGCAAGGCGCGCAAACCCCAAGACCTCAAGCCTGCGCCGCTGACCCTGTGGGCCGTAGACACCATCGAGCGGGTGCGCGATGGCATCCGCCGCTATGTGCTCACCGCCATCGCCCCCGTCTCGGCCACGGCCTTTGCCGTGGCCCTGCCAAGCAAGCATGCCCGCTACAGCGCGCGCGTGGCCGAAGCCCTCGTGCAAGGGCTTGCTGCAGATACGTCCCGCTAA
- the dinG gene encoding ATP-dependent DNA helicase DinG, which yields MKTDLKSLTDVMLTEDTKQEIRDKLAAISKAIPGFRSRPAQRVMIAEVAKTLARCPDPGLSVSKPVPGQTILVIQGGTGTGKSLGYGLAGMVMAKRKGKKLVISSSTIALQEQLTIRDLPLFSQAAGLNVSIELAKGRTRYVCQYKLNQAIGDMQQIAMFDHKEERAGATGDVDSDSIRKDIEAMAKDLAEGRWNGDRDLRDAVTDEVWKSITTDRHGCLNRICPFYKSCTQMAARKRLRDASVIVANHDLLLADLAMGGGKILPPPEECFYVIDEAHSLPEKAVSSFASGHFINAERRSAEKLINLATNLQVALGSAYEHTCEQIHDEADRLRSDLTDAYGFLSSLAQLQPSIKCPRPTIEFEDSCLPEEFFEIGENIKSLTNSLSGLLDECQRALNDQLGTDRSKQALFEKLLAEVGFQLGRMEEVHTTWNLFLKEPGENAPPVAKWIEAISFKKNSVDYQINASPVFAGDYLRHLLWEKAAGVVLTSATITTLGTFDDFLRRTGLDSYEVSCVDLPSPFDYATQGLIDIPKMPSPKHYEAHTKAVADRLITDMAKQGPEGMLVLFTSRRQMEDIAGRLPKDLRARVLVQGEQSKAAIISAHCAAIDAGKPSTIFGLASFTEGVDLPSSYCTQVVITKLPFAVPDSPVLRTLARWIERRGGNPFMEISVPDAARKLEQSVGRLIRNETDHGQVVVTDPRLWESRFGRAMLRGLPNFRVKAMGKEVRL from the coding sequence TTGAAGACGGATCTGAAATCACTGACCGACGTCATGCTCACCGAAGACACCAAACAAGAAATCCGCGACAAGCTGGCTGCCATTTCCAAGGCCATCCCAGGTTTCCGTTCGCGCCCGGCACAGAGAGTGATGATCGCTGAGGTGGCGAAGACTCTGGCCCGCTGTCCTGATCCGGGACTGAGTGTCAGCAAGCCAGTCCCTGGGCAGACCATTTTGGTCATTCAAGGTGGCACCGGTACCGGCAAGTCCCTGGGGTATGGACTGGCCGGCATGGTCATGGCCAAGCGCAAGGGCAAGAAGCTGGTCATTTCCTCGTCGACCATCGCTTTGCAGGAGCAACTGACGATTCGCGATCTCCCCCTCTTCAGCCAGGCAGCAGGTCTCAACGTATCGATCGAGCTCGCCAAGGGCAGGACCCGTTACGTATGTCAATACAAGCTCAATCAGGCGATTGGTGATATGCAGCAGATCGCCATGTTCGACCACAAGGAAGAACGTGCTGGCGCGACTGGCGACGTCGATTCCGACTCGATCCGGAAGGATATCGAGGCTATGGCAAAGGATCTAGCGGAAGGCCGTTGGAATGGCGATCGTGACTTACGGGATGCTGTAACTGATGAGGTATGGAAGTCGATTACTACCGACCGTCATGGCTGTCTCAACCGGATCTGCCCGTTCTACAAAAGCTGCACCCAGATGGCCGCGCGCAAGCGCTTGCGCGATGCTTCGGTGATCGTTGCCAACCACGATCTACTCCTCGCCGACCTTGCTATGGGCGGCGGCAAGATCCTTCCACCTCCGGAGGAATGCTTCTACGTCATCGACGAAGCTCATAGTCTCCCCGAGAAGGCTGTCTCGAGCTTTGCCTCTGGCCACTTCATCAATGCCGAGCGCCGGTCGGCCGAAAAGCTGATCAACCTGGCTACCAATCTTCAGGTAGCACTGGGGTCCGCATATGAGCATACATGTGAGCAGATCCATGATGAGGCTGATCGGCTGCGTTCCGATCTCACTGACGCCTACGGTTTCCTCTCGAGCCTTGCACAGCTGCAACCGTCCATCAAATGTCCTCGTCCAACGATTGAGTTCGAGGATTCTTGCCTCCCTGAGGAGTTCTTCGAGATCGGCGAGAACATCAAGAGCTTGACGAACAGCTTGTCTGGCCTCCTTGACGAGTGCCAGCGCGCCCTCAACGACCAACTCGGCACTGATCGCAGTAAGCAAGCGTTGTTCGAAAAACTGTTGGCCGAGGTCGGCTTCCAGTTGGGTCGGATGGAGGAAGTGCACACTACTTGGAACCTCTTCCTTAAGGAGCCAGGCGAGAACGCCCCGCCGGTGGCCAAGTGGATCGAGGCCATCAGTTTCAAGAAGAACAGCGTCGACTACCAGATCAATGCTTCTCCGGTTTTCGCCGGCGACTACCTTCGCCACCTCCTTTGGGAAAAAGCTGCAGGCGTGGTGTTGACCTCCGCTACGATTACCACCCTGGGGACCTTCGATGATTTCCTTCGTCGAACAGGCCTGGATTCCTACGAAGTTTCGTGCGTAGACCTACCCAGCCCGTTCGACTACGCTACCCAGGGCCTCATCGACATCCCGAAGATGCCGAGCCCCAAGCACTACGAGGCCCATACCAAGGCGGTGGCTGATCGCCTGATCACCGACATGGCTAAGCAGGGCCCTGAAGGGATGTTGGTGCTCTTCACCAGTCGGCGCCAGATGGAAGACATCGCAGGTCGGTTGCCGAAGGATTTGCGTGCTCGGGTCTTGGTTCAAGGCGAGCAGTCTAAGGCCGCGATTATCTCCGCCCATTGTGCTGCCATTGATGCCGGCAAGCCTTCCACAATATTCGGCTTGGCGTCTTTCACGGAGGGCGTTGATCTGCCCTCGAGCTACTGCACCCAGGTCGTGATCACCAAGCTACCGTTCGCTGTCCCCGACAGCCCGGTTCTTCGTACGTTGGCCAGATGGATCGAACGCCGCGGCGGCAATCCCTTCATGGAGATATCGGTACCGGATGCCGCGCGCAAGCTCGAGCAATCCGTCGGTCGCTTGATCCGTAATGAAACCGACCACGGACAAGTGGTTGTTACTGACCCTCGTCTCTGGGAATCCCGCTTTGGTCGCGCGATGCTGCGCGGATTGCCGAACTTCCGCGTAAAGGCGATGGGCAAGGAGGTAAGACTGTGA
- a CDS encoding helix-turn-helix domain-containing protein, whose amino-acid sequence MSLIFPVTWRLRECMEAANIHTVTELHHRIMAIAPDTIKYAQLARIVQSPPARLNLQTLAVLTIVLGCRPGDLLDPQPNNLVTRNVTRQRKKRNTRRGLV is encoded by the coding sequence GTGAGCCTGATATTCCCTGTCACCTGGCGACTGCGTGAATGCATGGAGGCTGCCAATATCCATACTGTCACCGAGCTGCACCACCGGATCATGGCTATTGCCCCCGATACAATCAAGTATGCCCAGCTCGCCCGGATCGTACAATCCCCCCCGGCGCGTCTCAACTTGCAAACACTGGCGGTACTGACCATCGTTCTTGGCTGCCGCCCGGGCGACCTCCTGGATCCGCAACCGAACAATCTGGTGACGCGTAATGTGACACGTCAAAGAAAAAAAAGAAACACACGTAGAGGACTGGTATAA
- a CDS encoding tetratricopeptide repeat protein, which yields MDFLDRFFGAVVSHEDAAPAPYIVPLQRRDYAAAVPLLKAAMNRGDACAMGFFAALSALGRGVEKNPQDACAWFRQAAIRGHVPSQAALGMCLAGGLGTLEDRKEAAYWLYRAGKAGNMQAIEVLGALAYKDNSVVGEHFTEDELCKLVMQMRKQSKWAGAASAVPAQLH from the coding sequence ATGGACTTTCTGGATAGATTCTTCGGCGCTGTGGTGTCCCACGAGGACGCTGCTCCTGCCCCATACATCGTTCCTCTGCAACGACGTGATTATGCTGCGGCTGTGCCGCTGCTGAAAGCGGCCATGAATAGGGGCGATGCCTGCGCAATGGGTTTTTTTGCTGCCCTGTCTGCCCTCGGTCGCGGTGTCGAGAAGAACCCGCAAGACGCCTGTGCCTGGTTCCGTCAGGCGGCCATTCGGGGTCACGTTCCGTCCCAGGCGGCACTTGGCATGTGCCTGGCCGGAGGCCTCGGCACCTTGGAGGACCGCAAGGAGGCCGCCTATTGGCTGTACCGTGCCGGCAAGGCTGGCAACATGCAGGCCATCGAGGTACTGGGCGCTCTCGCCTATAAGGACAACTCAGTGGTCGGTGAGCATTTCACCGAAGATGAGCTGTGCAAATTGGTAATGCAGATGCGCAAGCAGTCCAAGTGGGCCGGTGCCGCGTCGGCTGTTCCGGCCCAACTACATTGA
- a CDS encoding DUF4942 domain-containing protein, which produces MSQETEVLALLDDETAALALYTPLNALFAEYQKLRADIEQISGYVAGASDVMCYFLAGAQKERSVGHYTATELFAAGPAIRALDSYFWSRAMKLTDVLDLMPAEVRNEWTRQIRAHETPPFEPASVRATLQTMIASRAKFFADRVEGLFYNLSDRHATNSPEGFCKRMILSGMLTYFGSLCYDRCNLVHDLRCVIAKFSGRGEPPAMLTARAMEGIYRAGNFGVWYEFDGGAIRVRLYKVGTCHIEIHPDVAYRLNMVLAWRNPTAIPVRFRKVPARDKVDRPLHHGLAHFDVISSIGDGVFSPDGRRVFFTSPVPASVADFLCRHGGQQTENSWQFHYDFRSAFHEMERTGRMPKASSNG; this is translated from the coding sequence ATGAGCCAGGAAACCGAGGTTCTTGCCCTTCTCGACGACGAGACAGCGGCGCTTGCCCTCTATACGCCCCTCAACGCTCTATTCGCCGAATACCAGAAGTTGCGAGCCGACATTGAGCAGATCTCCGGCTACGTTGCAGGCGCGTCGGATGTCATGTGCTATTTCCTCGCGGGGGCGCAGAAGGAACGTAGTGTCGGGCATTACACGGCAACGGAGCTGTTTGCCGCCGGTCCCGCTATCCGCGCCTTGGATTCGTATTTCTGGTCCCGCGCAATGAAGCTCACGGACGTCCTGGACTTGATGCCGGCAGAGGTACGCAACGAATGGACTCGCCAGATACGAGCGCACGAAACGCCTCCATTCGAGCCTGCCAGTGTTCGAGCTACCTTGCAGACCATGATCGCCAGTCGTGCCAAGTTCTTTGCGGACAGGGTGGAAGGTCTTTTCTACAATCTCAGCGACCGCCATGCCACGAACAGTCCAGAGGGATTCTGCAAGCGAATGATCCTCTCGGGGATGTTGACCTACTTCGGTTCGCTTTGTTACGACCGCTGCAATTTGGTCCATGACCTACGGTGCGTGATAGCCAAGTTCTCAGGCCGCGGAGAGCCGCCGGCGATGCTCACCGCTCGGGCGATGGAAGGCATCTACCGGGCTGGCAACTTCGGCGTCTGGTACGAGTTCGACGGCGGCGCAATCAGAGTAAGACTCTACAAAGTTGGCACTTGCCATATTGAGATTCATCCGGATGTTGCCTACCGATTGAATATGGTCCTAGCCTGGCGCAATCCTACTGCCATCCCCGTCCGGTTTCGCAAGGTACCTGCCAGAGATAAAGTCGATCGCCCTCTGCACCATGGGCTAGCTCACTTTGACGTTATCTCCAGCATCGGCGATGGGGTATTCTCCCCGGACGGTCGGCGGGTATTTTTTACATCGCCAGTGCCTGCAAGTGTTGCAGATTTTCTGTGCCGTCATGGAGGGCAGCAGACCGAGAACAGTTGGCAATTCCACTACGACTTTAGGTCTGCCTTTCACGAAATGGAGCGCACTGGACGGATGCCAAAAGCTTCCTCTAACGGGTAA
- a CDS encoding ERCC4 domain-containing protein: MIEKSTKDGIKPVIITVDSRETRSGIALKLKNIPGVSLEQAELTSGDYLIGTSVAVERKAASDFVISLMEGRLFDQLARMVIEYERAIVLVEGNIYETRSAISPESLDGALSYISLLSGASLIHSPSLARTPFILHRMALHVQNGLGYEIPLRAKPKGLTAAQYILEGLPGVGPKLAQALLAHFGTPRAVFSATREELLQVKGLGPKSADTIISALS, encoded by the coding sequence ATGATCGAAAAATCAACAAAGGACGGTATCAAGCCCGTCATCATCACCGTCGACAGCCGGGAAACACGTTCTGGTATTGCCCTCAAGCTAAAGAACATCCCCGGCGTGTCTCTTGAGCAGGCAGAACTGACCAGCGGCGACTATCTCATTGGAACGAGCGTCGCTGTCGAGCGCAAGGCTGCCAGCGACTTCGTGATCAGTCTCATGGAGGGGAGGCTGTTTGATCAACTGGCCCGCATGGTCATCGAGTATGAGCGGGCAATCGTCCTGGTTGAAGGCAACATCTACGAGACGCGCTCGGCAATCAGCCCGGAATCCCTGGATGGCGCCTTGTCCTACATTTCCTTGCTCTCGGGTGCATCGCTGATCCACTCGCCGTCCCTGGCGCGAACCCCTTTCATCCTTCACCGCATGGCGCTCCATGTTCAGAACGGACTGGGTTACGAGATACCCCTTCGAGCCAAACCGAAAGGACTGACAGCGGCCCAGTACATCCTGGAGGGCCTCCCTGGTGTCGGGCCAAAGCTGGCCCAGGCGCTACTTGCCCATTTCGGCACGCCACGCGCCGTGTTTTCTGCAACCAGAGAGGAGTTGCTTCAAGTAAAAGGCCTTGGCCCGAAGAGCGCAGACACCATCATATCAGCCCTCTCGTAA
- a CDS encoding phospholipase D family protein, with the protein MKHAVLRAAALTFVLFAVQASAANWLKVVEKSAQEIGDHSSTVQHNGTIEYAFSPHEGAERLVLKVIDSARSEIRMMTYSLTSAQVVRALIAARHRGVDVAIVSDYKSNVAEDKSGKARAALSALVNAGCRVRTISLYPIHHDKVIIVDRETVETGSFNYSDAAAGKNSENVMVIWRNTELAKGYLEHWNRRFSHGEDYQIRY; encoded by the coding sequence ATGAAGCATGCCGTACTCAGGGCAGCCGCCCTTACATTCGTCCTCTTCGCTGTCCAGGCCAGCGCAGCCAACTGGCTGAAGGTAGTCGAAAAGTCTGCCCAGGAAATCGGAGATCATTCCTCAACGGTTCAGCATAATGGAACAATCGAATACGCATTTAGCCCGCATGAGGGAGCCGAAAGATTGGTCCTGAAGGTCATTGACTCGGCTCGCTCCGAAATCCGCATGATGACCTACTCTTTGACTTCAGCGCAGGTGGTAAGGGCTTTAATCGCTGCACGTCATAGGGGCGTTGATGTTGCTATCGTCTCCGATTACAAGAGCAATGTCGCCGAAGACAAGTCAGGCAAGGCACGCGCTGCCCTCTCCGCCCTAGTAAATGCTGGCTGTCGTGTCAGGACGATATCGCTCTACCCCATCCACCATGACAAGGTAATCATTGTAGATAGGGAAACCGTTGAAACGGGAAGTTTCAACTACAGCGATGCCGCCGCGGGCAAGAACAGCGAGAACGTAATGGTGATTTGGAGGAACACCGAGCTAGCTAAAGGCTACCTGGAGCACTGGAACAGACGCTTCTCTCATGGTGAGGATTACCAGATCCGTTACTGA